Proteins found in one Streptomyces sp. CB09001 genomic segment:
- a CDS encoding histidine phosphatase family protein: MALRVTFVAAARSSPLLAERFDDERPLDQAGWDEALRAAGDLLPLAAAELRYCSPTPRSRATGDALGCAPLSQLALRDCDMGRWRGLTLGEAMAREPAAVDAWLADPRSAPHGGESLLAFITRVGGWLDTRPGEDGDRIVAVAEPSVIRAALVYALKAPPGTYWNLDVRPLSTTTVTGRAGRWSLRFEGAPGQGVRHPAFREGNPL, translated from the coding sequence ATGGCGCTTCGGGTCACGTTCGTCGCGGCTGCGCGCAGCTCACCGCTGCTCGCCGAGCGCTTCGACGACGAGCGGCCGCTGGACCAGGCCGGATGGGACGAGGCGCTGCGCGCCGCGGGCGACCTGCTGCCACTTGCCGCCGCCGAGTTGCGCTACTGCTCGCCCACGCCCCGCAGCCGCGCCACCGGTGACGCCCTCGGCTGCGCGCCACTGTCCCAACTGGCCCTGCGGGACTGTGACATGGGCCGGTGGCGGGGTCTGACGCTCGGTGAGGCCATGGCTCGCGAACCGGCGGCCGTGGACGCCTGGCTCGCCGATCCCCGGTCGGCCCCGCACGGTGGGGAGTCACTGCTGGCCTTCATCACCCGGGTGGGCGGCTGGCTCGACACCCGCCCCGGGGAGGACGGCGACCGGATCGTCGCCGTGGCCGAGCCCTCCGTCATCCGGGCCGCGCTGGTCTACGCGCTGAAGGCACCGCCCGGAACGTACTGGAACCTGGACGTCCGCCCACTGTCGACGACCACCGTGACGGGCCGTGCGGGCCGCTGGAGCCTCCGCTTCGAGGGGGCACCGGGCCAGGGTGTCAGGCATCCGGCGTTTCGCGAAGGTAATCCGTTGTGA